A window of the Thermoproteales archaeon genome harbors these coding sequences:
- a CDS encoding DUF2250 domain-containing protein — MGRETRLLALIAVTVSAIVLTLKLSTPAYVQVIIEGNSTIVREIPNLYTSQDVVTVLVFTFILGFCTAYLLSRHVKPEVKLKVGKVDVAETVKLLSEDELKVYTLVKEEGLIYQHEIVRATGFSKAKVSRILDKLEAMGLVERKRRGMSNIVLLRK, encoded by the coding sequence GTGGGGAGGGAAACACGGCTATTAGCGCTTATAGCCGTTACGGTGTCGGCAATAGTCCTTACTCTTAAACTGTCCACTCCTGCCTACGTGCAGGTAATCATAGAGGGCAACTCGACAATTGTTAGGGAGATACCGAACCTCTATACGAGTCAAGACGTGGTAACAGTGCTAGTGTTCACCTTTATACTTGGCTTCTGCACTGCTTACCTGCTGTCCCGACATGTGAAGCCTGAAGTGAAGCTGAAGGTGGGGAAGGTGGATGTAGCGGAGACTGTAAAATTGCTTAGTGAAGACGAGCTTAAAGTATACACGCTGGTAAAAGAAGAGGGACTGATATACCAGCACGAGATAGTTAGGGCTACAGGCTTTTCTAAGGCTAAGGTCAGCAGGATACTGGACAAGCTCGAGGCTATGGGGCTCGTAGAGAGAAAGAGGAGAGGAATGAGCAACATAGTGTTGCTAAGGAAGTAG